One Pseudomonas abieticivorans genomic region harbors:
- a CDS encoding DUF2062 domain-containing protein: MPRRLIKRFMPNPASIREHKSLRFFGRLLHDPNLWHLNRHSVARAMAVGLFAAFMPMPLQMLLAAALAIMVRGNMPISVSLVWLTNPFTMAPIFFVTYSLGAWLLGTPPRSLPDDLTWEWVSGQLSTLWQPFVLGSVVMGVVMGVAGYAMTMGYWRWWVGRQWRNRREHRHR; this comes from the coding sequence ATGCCGCGGCGCCTTATCAAACGCTTCATGCCCAACCCCGCCAGCATTCGCGAGCACAAGTCCCTACGTTTCTTTGGCCGCCTGCTGCACGATCCCAACCTTTGGCACCTGAACCGTCACTCGGTGGCCCGGGCCATGGCGGTGGGCCTGTTCGCCGCGTTCATGCCCATGCCCCTGCAAATGCTGCTGGCCGCGGCACTGGCGATCATGGTGCGCGGCAACATGCCGATTTCGGTGAGCCTGGTCTGGCTGACCAACCCCTTCACCATGGCGCCGATATTTTTCGTAACCTACAGCCTCGGCGCCTGGCTGCTGGGCACCCCGCCGCGCAGCCTGCCAGACGACCTGACCTGGGAATGGGTCAGCGGGCAGCTGTCTACCTTGTGGCAACCGTTTGTGTTGGGCTCGGTGGTGATGGGGGTGGTGATGGGGGTGGCAGGGTATGCAATGACGATGGGGTATTGGCGCTGGTGGGTGGGGCGGCAGTGGAGAAATCGTCGCGAACATCGGCACCGATGA
- a CDS encoding DNA internalization-related competence protein ComEC/Rec2, with protein sequence MRTGFFALALGLLALRWLPALPPAWLLGVLALAGVASLRTRLYPVGCLLLGFCWACLSAQWALDDRLAPGLDGQTVWLEGRVSGLPSTAGGSVRFELVEATSRRGELPKTLRLSWFNGPQVSSGERWRLAVTLKRARGLVNPGGQDSEAWMLARRIGASGSVKDGQRLEQARDAWRDSVRRRLLAVDAQGREGALAALVLGDASGVSREDWEVLQATGTVHLLVISGTHIGLLAALIYGLVAGLARWGLWPRRWPWLPWACGLAFAAALGYGLLAGFQVPVQRACIMLGMVLLWRLRFRQLGVFWPLLLALNTVLLIEPLVSLQPGFWLSFAAVGVLLLVFAGRLGAWPWWRAWSRAQGLIAIGLLPVLLVLGLPVSVSGPLANLLAVPWISLAVLPTALSGSALLWLLPPLGEGLLWLAGGLINLLFAGLQLLAARLPAWAPPTLSPIAWGLMATGALLVLLPSGVPMRVLGWPLLLLALYPPVATLPANRAQVWQLDVGQGLAVLVRTQHHALLYDAGPRTPGLDAGERIVLPALRHLGVRRLDRMLISHAHLDHSGGAAAIRRGLPVGQVLAGEPAATRGAHACEAGVQWQWDGVTFTTWRWADARDSNSSSCVLLVEANGEQLLLGGDIDSAAERALVASGLALKSRWLQSPHHGSRTSSTRLLLDAVQPDGALVSRGHRNSFGHPHPQVVERYQALGIEIHDNALHGALKIELGAFADVWHERKRRRFWRDDVLPAE encoded by the coding sequence ATGCGCACAGGTTTTTTCGCACTGGCACTGGGCTTGTTGGCCTTGCGCTGGCTGCCCGCACTGCCGCCGGCCTGGCTGCTGGGCGTATTGGCGCTGGCGGGGGTGGCCAGCTTGCGCACGCGGCTGTACCCCGTGGGGTGTTTGCTGCTGGGTTTTTGCTGGGCCTGCCTGTCAGCGCAATGGGCGCTGGATGATCGCTTGGCGCCGGGCTTGGACGGACAGACGGTGTGGTTGGAAGGGCGCGTCAGCGGCTTGCCGAGCACCGCTGGTGGTTCGGTGCGTTTTGAACTCGTCGAGGCGACGTCGCGGCGCGGCGAGCTGCCCAAAACCTTGCGCCTGAGCTGGTTCAACGGCCCGCAGGTCAGCAGTGGCGAGCGCTGGCGCCTGGCGGTGACGCTCAAGCGAGCGCGTGGGCTGGTCAACCCAGGCGGGCAGGACAGCGAGGCATGGATGTTGGCCCGGCGCATTGGCGCCAGTGGCAGCGTCAAGGATGGCCAGCGGCTGGAGCAGGCACGCGATGCCTGGCGTGACAGCGTGCGGCGACGCTTGCTGGCCGTGGATGCCCAGGGGCGGGAAGGCGCGTTGGCGGCGTTGGTGCTGGGCGATGCCTCGGGTGTGTCCCGCGAGGATTGGGAGGTGTTGCAAGCGACCGGCACGGTTCACCTGTTGGTGATTTCGGGTACCCATATCGGCCTGCTCGCCGCGCTGATCTACGGTTTGGTGGCGGGCCTTGCGCGATGGGGGCTATGGCCGCGCCGTTGGCCATGGCTGCCCTGGGCCTGCGGGCTGGCCTTTGCGGCGGCGCTGGGTTATGGCCTGTTGGCCGGCTTCCAGGTACCGGTGCAGCGGGCCTGCATCATGCTCGGCATGGTTTTGTTGTGGCGGTTGCGCTTTCGTCAGTTGGGCGTGTTCTGGCCCTTGCTACTGGCGTTGAACACGGTGTTGCTCATCGAACCGTTGGTCAGCCTGCAGCCGGGGTTCTGGTTGTCATTTGCGGCGGTCGGGGTGTTGTTGCTGGTGTTCGCCGGTCGCCTGGGCGCGTGGCCCTGGTGGCGAGCCTGGAGTCGCGCGCAAGGGTTGATTGCCATCGGTTTGCTGCCGGTGCTGCTGGTGTTGGGCCTGCCGGTCAGCGTCAGCGGGCCCTTGGCCAACCTGCTGGCCGTGCCCTGGATCAGCCTGGCGGTGCTGCCGACGGCACTGTCGGGCAGCGCTTTATTATGGCTGCTGCCGCCACTGGGCGAAGGTTTGCTCTGGCTGGCGGGCGGTTTGATCAACCTGCTGTTTGCCGGGTTGCAACTGTTGGCGGCGCGCTTGCCGGCCTGGGCGCCACCCACCTTGTCACCGATAGCGTGGGGCTTGATGGCCACCGGTGCCTTGCTGGTGTTGTTGCCCAGTGGCGTGCCGATGCGGGTGCTGGGGTGGCCGCTATTGCTGTTGGCGCTGTACCCGCCCGTGGCGACGCTGCCGGCCAACCGGGCGCAGGTCTGGCAGTTGGACGTGGGGCAGGGCTTGGCGGTTTTGGTGCGCACCCAGCATCACGCCTTGCTCTACGATGCCGGGCCGCGCACGCCTGGGCTGGATGCCGGCGAGCGTATCGTCTTGCCCGCGTTGCGCCACCTGGGTGTGCGCCGGCTGGACCGCATGCTGATCAGCCATGCGCACCTGGACCATTCCGGCGGTGCCGCTGCCATCCGCCGCGGCCTGCCGGTGGGGCAGGTACTGGCAGGTGAGCCGGCGGCAACCCGCGGTGCACACGCCTGCGAGGCGGGCGTCCAATGGCAGTGGGACGGCGTGACGTTCACCACCTGGCGCTGGGCCGATGCGCGGGACAGCAATTCGTCGTCCTGCGTACTGTTGGTCGAAGCCAACGGCGAGCAACTGCTGCTGGGCGGTGATATCGATTCGGCCGCCGAGCGGGCGTTGGTCGCCAGTGGCTTGGCGCTGAAGTCGCGCTGGCTACAGTCGCCGCACCATGGCAGTCGCACCTCCTCGACTCGGCTATTGCTCGATGCGGTGCAACCGGACGGCGCGCTGGTGTCGCGTGGCCACCGCAATTCCTTTGGCCACCCGCACCCGCAGGTGGTGGAGCGCTACCAGGCGCTGGGCATCGAAATCCACGACAACGCCTTGCACGGGGCACTGAAAATCGAACTGGGGGCGTTTGCCGACGTGTGGCACGAGCGCAAGCGACGGCGCTTCTGGCGTGATGACGTTTTGCCAGCCGAGTGA
- a CDS encoding MotA/TolQ/ExbB proton channel family protein → MWELVKSGGWMMLPIILSSIVALAITAERLWTLRASRVTPPHLLGQVWRWIKDKQLNKDKLKELRADSPLGEILAAGLANSRHGREIMKECIEEAAARVIHELERYISTLGTIAAMAPLLGLLGTVLGMIDIFSSFMGTQMTTNPAVLAGGISKALVTTASGLMVGIPAVFFHRFLQRRIDELVVGMEQEAIKLVEMVQGDREVDLAEEKA, encoded by the coding sequence GTGTGGGAATTGGTCAAGTCCGGCGGCTGGATGATGTTGCCGATCATTTTGAGTTCCATCGTAGCGCTGGCCATCACTGCCGAGCGCCTGTGGACCCTGCGCGCCAGCCGTGTGACCCCGCCGCACCTGCTGGGCCAGGTGTGGCGCTGGATCAAAGACAAACAGCTGAACAAGGACAAGCTCAAGGAGCTGCGCGCTGATTCCCCCCTGGGTGAAATCCTCGCCGCGGGCCTGGCCAACTCCCGTCACGGTCGCGAGATCATGAAGGAGTGCATCGAAGAGGCCGCCGCCCGGGTCATCCACGAACTGGAGCGCTACATCAGCACCTTGGGCACCATCGCCGCCATGGCCCCGTTGCTCGGCTTGCTGGGCACGGTACTGGGCATGATCGACATTTTCAGCTCGTTCATGGGTACGCAGATGACCACCAACCCGGCGGTCCTGGCCGGTGGTATTTCCAAGGCGCTGGTCACCACGGCCTCGGGCCTGATGGTCGGTATCCCGGCAGTGTTCTTCCACCGTTTCCTGCAACGGCGCATCGACGAGCTGGTGGTGGGCATGGAGCAGGAAGCGATCAAGCTGGTGGAAATGGTCCAGGGTGACCGCGAAGTCGACCTGGCCGAGGAAAAAGCGTGA
- a CDS encoding ExbD/TolR family protein produces MKFRRKQRENIDINLVSLIDVVFVLLLFFVVTTTFTKQTALTVDLPEAASGVPEQDSNLKNLDIAISADGVYSLNNQLLPKSDLATLMDALQKESGGDTKLPLSISADGKTPHQAVITAMDAAGKLGFSHLSMTTVEVQ; encoded by the coding sequence GTGAAATTTCGGCGCAAACAACGGGAAAACATCGACATCAACCTGGTGTCGCTGATCGACGTCGTGTTCGTGCTGTTGTTGTTTTTCGTTGTCACCACCACGTTCACCAAGCAGACCGCCTTGACCGTGGACCTGCCCGAGGCCGCCAGTGGCGTGCCCGAGCAGGACAGCAACCTGAAAAACCTGGACATCGCCATCAGCGCCGACGGCGTGTATTCGCTGAACAACCAGTTGCTGCCCAAAAGCGACCTGGCGACCTTGATGGATGCGCTGCAGAAGGAGTCCGGTGGCGACACCAAGCTGCCGTTGTCGATCAGCGCCGATGGCAAGACCCCGCATCAGGCGGTGATCACCGCCATGGACGCCGCCGGCAAGCTGGGCTTCAGCCACCTGAGCATGACCACGGTCGAGGTGCAGTAG
- the lpxK gene encoding tetraacyldisaccharide 4'-kinase, translating into MAFSDRLLNAWYQGHPALALLRPLETLYRRVVQRKRERFLAGEGSIYRAPVPVVVVGNITIGGTGKTPLILWLIEHCRAQGLRVGVVSRGYGAKPPQLPWRVQPEQAAEQAGDEPLLIVQRTGVPLMIDPDRSRAVAALLAQEPLDLILTDDGMQHYRLARDLELLLIDAARGLGNGRCLPAGPLREPAERVQSVDAVLYNGASADRDAGFGFTLQPAALVNVKTGERRGLELFAPGQALHAVAGIGNPQRFFNTLEALHWRPVAHAFADHAQFSAQALSFTPHLPLIMTEKDAVKCRTFAADDWWYLAVDALPSPAFVAWFDNQLSRLIPARTPH; encoded by the coding sequence ATGGCGTTCTCCGACCGGTTGTTGAATGCCTGGTACCAGGGCCATCCGGCGCTGGCCTTGTTGCGGCCCCTCGAAACCCTGTACCGGCGGGTGGTGCAGCGCAAGCGCGAGCGCTTCCTGGCAGGTGAGGGCAGCATCTACAGGGCTCCGGTGCCGGTGGTCGTGGTGGGCAACATCACGATCGGCGGCACTGGCAAAACCCCCCTTATTTTGTGGTTGATCGAGCACTGCCGGGCCCAAGGCCTGCGCGTGGGCGTGGTCAGCCGCGGTTACGGTGCCAAGCCGCCGCAGTTGCCGTGGCGCGTGCAGCCCGAGCAAGCCGCCGAGCAGGCCGGTGACGAGCCGCTGCTGATCGTGCAGCGCACCGGCGTGCCGCTGATGATTGACCCGGACCGCAGCCGGGCCGTGGCCGCCTTGTTGGCGCAAGAGCCGCTGGATTTGATCCTGACCGACGACGGCATGCAGCACTACCGCCTGGCGCGGGACCTGGAATTGCTGCTGATCGATGCCGCGCGCGGCCTGGGCAATGGCCGCTGCCTGCCCGCCGGGCCCTTGCGCGAGCCCGCCGAGCGCGTGCAGTCGGTGGATGCGGTGCTGTACAACGGCGCCAGTGCCGACCGCGACGCAGGGTTTGGCTTTACCCTGCAACCGGCAGCGCTGGTGAATGTGAAAACCGGCGAGCGCCGCGGCCTTGAGCTGTTCGCGCCGGGCCAGGCGCTGCACGCGGTGGCCGGCATCGGTAACCCGCAACGTTTCTTCAATACCCTCGAAGCGCTACACTGGCGCCCTGTGGCCCACGCTTTCGCCGACCACGCGCAATTCAGCGCCCAGGCGTTAAGCTTCACGCCACACCTGCCATTGATCATGACCGAGAAGGACGCGGTGAAATGCCGAACCTTCGCGGCCGACGACTGGTGGTACCTGGCGGTCGACGCGCTGCCGTCCCCGGCCTTCGTGGCCTGGTTCGACAACCAGCTGTCGCGCCTGATCCCCGCTCGTACGCCGCACTGA
- a CDS encoding Trm112 family protein, giving the protein MDTKLLDILACPICKGPLKLSADKTELISKGAGLAYPIRDGIPVMLETEARTLTDDERLDK; this is encoded by the coding sequence ATGGACACCAAACTGCTCGACATCCTCGCCTGCCCCATCTGCAAGGGCCCGCTGAAGCTCAGCGCCGACAAGACCGAGCTGATCAGCAAAGGCGCAGGCCTGGCTTACCCGATTCGCGATGGCATCCCGGTGATGCTGGAGACCGAAGCGCGCACCCTGACCGACGACGAGCGCCTGGACAAATGA
- the kdsB gene encoding 3-deoxy-manno-octulosonate cytidylyltransferase, protein MSQAFTVVIPARFSSTRLPGKPLQLIAGKPMVQWVWEQACKSSAAQVVVATDDQRIVDACQAFGAQVLLTRADHESGTDRLAEVASALGLAADAIVVNVQGDEPLIPPAVIDQVAANLAAHAEAGMATLAEPIEDVDTLFNPNVVKVVSDVNGLALTFSRATLPWARDQFASQPDQLPVGVPYRRHIGIYAYRAGFLQDFVGWGPCWLEVTERLEQLRALWHGVRIHVADAIELPPTGVDTPQDLERVRRLLEA, encoded by the coding sequence ATGAGCCAGGCTTTCACCGTGGTCATTCCCGCGCGCTTTTCCTCCACGCGGCTGCCGGGTAAACCGCTGCAGTTGATCGCGGGCAAGCCGATGGTGCAGTGGGTGTGGGAACAGGCCTGCAAAAGCAGTGCGGCACAGGTGGTGGTGGCCACCGACGATCAACGCATCGTCGACGCCTGCCAGGCCTTTGGCGCGCAAGTGCTGCTGACCCGTGCCGACCATGAGTCGGGCACCGACCGTCTGGCCGAAGTGGCCAGCGCCCTGGGCCTGGCGGCGGACGCCATCGTGGTCAACGTGCAAGGCGACGAGCCGTTGATCCCACCAGCGGTGATCGACCAGGTAGCCGCCAACCTGGCGGCCCACGCTGAAGCCGGCATGGCCACCTTGGCCGAGCCGATTGAAGACGTTGATACCCTGTTCAACCCCAACGTGGTGAAGGTGGTCAGCGACGTCAACGGCCTGGCCCTGACGTTCAGCCGGGCGACCTTGCCGTGGGCCCGCGATCAGTTCGCAAGCCAACCGGATCAGTTGCCAGTTGGTGTGCCATATCGTCGGCACATCGGTATTTACGCCTACCGCGCCGGTTTCCTGCAGGATTTCGTGGGCTGGGGGCCGTGCTGGCTGGAAGTGACCGAGCGCCTGGAGCAACTGCGTGCCCTGTGGCATGGTGTGCGTATCCACGTGGCCGATGCAATCGAATTGCCGCCCACCGGCGTCGACACCCCGCAAGACCTGGAGCGCGTGCGGCGCTTGCTGGAGGCCTGA
- a CDS encoding low molecular weight protein-tyrosine-phosphatase yields MRVLFVCLGNICRSPTAEGVLRHQLREAGLAGRVQVASAGTGDWHVGKAPDTRTQRAALLRGYDLSAQRAQQAVAEHFSQYDLILAMDHGNLGNLERLRPGHATAELDLFLRRYDGAVDEVPDPYYGGEQGFERVLDLIERACEGLVREIRGRL; encoded by the coding sequence ATGCGGGTTTTGTTCGTGTGCCTGGGCAATATCTGCCGTTCGCCGACCGCCGAGGGCGTGTTGCGTCATCAACTGCGTGAAGCGGGCCTGGCGGGCCGGGTGCAGGTGGCTTCGGCTGGCACCGGTGACTGGCACGTCGGCAAGGCGCCGGATACCCGTACCCAGCGCGCGGCGTTGCTGCGCGGCTATGACCTGTCGGCCCAGCGCGCGCAACAGGCTGTGGCCGAGCATTTCAGCCAGTACGACCTGATCCTGGCGATGGACCACGGCAACCTGGGCAACCTGGAACGCTTGCGCCCTGGCCATGCCACGGCGGAGCTGGACCTGTTCCTGCGCCGTTACGACGGTGCGGTGGATGAAGTGCCAGACCCCTATTACGGCGGCGAACAGGGTTTCGAGCGGGTGCTGGACCTGATCGAGCGGGCCTGCGAAGGCCTGGTGCGGGAAATCAGGGGGCGCCTGTGA
- the murB gene encoding UDP-N-acetylmuramate dehydrogenase: MSLDIQQGVSLKPFNTFGIDVAARWFTQAHSDAEVREALAMAAERQWPVLVIGGGSNLLLTADVDALVLRMASRGIRLLSDDGDQVVLEAEAGEPWHPFVEHSLALGLSGLENLSLIPGTVGAAPMQNIGAYGVEIKDVFAGLTALDRQSGELRDFSLQECAFGYRDSLFKREPGRWLILRVRFNLQRHATLHLEYGPVRQRLSEQGIEIPTPGDVSQAICSIRREKLPDPAELGNAGSFFKNPVVLAELAARIKVDHPGLVAYAQADGQMKLAAGWLIEQAGWKGFREGDAGVHRLQSLVLVNYGQASGGQLHALAQRIQADILERFGVNLEMEPNLY, encoded by the coding sequence GTGAGCCTGGATATTCAACAGGGCGTGTCCCTCAAACCGTTTAACACCTTCGGCATCGACGTGGCGGCGCGCTGGTTCACCCAGGCCCATAGCGACGCCGAGGTGCGCGAGGCGCTGGCCATGGCGGCCGAGCGCCAGTGGCCGGTATTGGTGATCGGCGGGGGCAGCAACCTGTTGCTCACCGCCGACGTCGACGCGCTGGTGCTGCGCATGGCCAGCCGCGGTATTCGCCTGCTCAGCGACGACGGCGACCAGGTGGTACTGGAGGCCGAGGCCGGCGAGCCATGGCACCCCTTCGTCGAGCACAGCCTGGCGCTGGGCTTGTCGGGCCTGGAGAACCTCAGCCTGATCCCCGGTACGGTCGGCGCGGCGCCCATGCAGAACATTGGTGCCTACGGCGTCGAAATCAAGGACGTGTTCGCCGGCCTCACCGCGCTGGACCGCCAGAGCGGCGAGCTGCGTGACTTCAGCTTGCAGGAATGTGCCTTCGGTTATCGCGACAGCCTGTTCAAGCGTGAGCCGGGGCGCTGGTTGATCTTGCGCGTGCGCTTCAATCTGCAACGCCACGCTACCTTGCACCTGGAATACGGCCCGGTGCGTCAGCGCCTGAGCGAGCAGGGTATCGAAATACCGACGCCAGGCGATGTCAGCCAGGCGATCTGCAGCATCCGCCGGGAAAAACTACCGGACCCGGCCGAGCTGGGCAATGCCGGCAGCTTTTTCAAGAACCCGGTGGTACTGGCCGAGCTGGCTGCACGCATCAAGGTCGATCATCCAGGCTTGGTCGCCTACGCTCAAGCCGACGGGCAGATGAAACTGGCGGCCGGCTGGCTGATCGAGCAGGCCGGTTGGAAAGGCTTTCGCGAGGGTGATGCTGGCGTGCATCGTCTGCAATCGTTGGTACTGGTCAATTATGGCCAGGCCAGTGGCGGCCAGTTGCACGCCCTGGCCCAGCGTATCCAGGCCGACATCCTCGAACGCTTCGGCGTGAACTTGGAAATGGAACCGAACCTGTATTGA
- a CDS encoding XdhC family protein produces the protein MDSVDLNVLRSVLRWREAGRGVLLYTVVQTWGSAPRPPGAMLALRDDGKVIGSVSGGCIEDDLIARLHDGRIDTAAPGVGWITYGVSREEAARFGLPCGGTLRLIEERVGDPAWVGELLRRCDDHVLVARELDLLTGAVSLHPSSADESLCFDEQRLRAVYGPRWRLLLIGAGQLSRYVSEMARMLDFDVLICDPREEFNEGWDQPHARFVPGMPDDAVLSIQTDERTAIVALTHDPRLDDMALLTALDSRAFYVGALGSRVNSDKRRANLDELGLSAQAIERLHGPIGVHIGSHTPAEIALSLMAEIVAIKNGVRP, from the coding sequence ATGGACAGTGTGGATCTGAATGTATTGCGCAGCGTGCTCCGATGGCGTGAAGCCGGGCGCGGCGTGCTGCTGTACACCGTGGTGCAGACCTGGGGCAGCGCACCTCGGCCGCCAGGGGCGATGCTGGCCTTGCGCGACGACGGCAAGGTGATCGGCTCGGTGTCGGGCGGGTGCATCGAAGATGATCTGATTGCCCGGTTGCACGACGGGCGCATCGACACCGCCGCCCCGGGCGTGGGGTGGATCACCTATGGCGTCAGCCGCGAAGAGGCGGCGCGTTTCGGCTTGCCGTGCGGCGGCACCCTGCGCCTGATCGAGGAGCGCGTCGGCGACCCGGCCTGGGTCGGTGAACTGTTGCGCCGCTGTGATGATCACGTGCTGGTGGCGCGCGAACTGGACCTGCTCACGGGGGCTGTCAGCCTGCATCCGTCATCGGCCGACGAATCCCTGTGCTTCGACGAACAGCGCCTGCGCGCGGTGTATGGGCCGCGCTGGCGCCTGTTATTGATTGGTGCCGGGCAATTGTCGCGCTACGTGTCTGAGATGGCCCGCATGCTCGATTTCGACGTGCTGATTTGCGACCCCCGTGAGGAATTCAACGAAGGTTGGGACCAACCCCATGCGCGCTTTGTGCCGGGCATGCCCGACGACGCCGTGCTGTCGATCCAGACCGACGAGCGCACCGCCATCGTCGCGTTGACCCATGACCCGCGGCTGGATGACATGGCGCTGCTCACGGCGCTGGACTCGCGTGCCTTTTATGTCGGCGCCCTGGGCTCCAGGGTCAACAGCGACAAACGCCGCGCCAACCTGGACGAACTTGGGCTCAGTGCCCAGGCGATCGAGCGTTTGCACGGGCCGATCGGTGTGCACATCGGCAGCCATACCCCGGCGGAGATCGCCTTGTCGCTGATGGCTGAAATTGTCGCCATCAAGAACGGCGTACGCCCATGA
- a CDS encoding nucleotidyltransferase family protein has protein sequence MKPCAVVLAAGEGRRFRQAAGSGQNKLLALCRGLDGIERPVIEQVLFSLQGVAERILVVTRPGPVAQLALACGCEVLAFDSSGMGESIAGAVAACADEAGWLMVLGDMPFIRPDTFRAVVAASSESVIAVPEAQAGYGHPVAFGKAFGPALMALQGDQGARKLLAPEVVRVVAVSDSGIYWDVDVPERLVFQ, from the coding sequence ATGAAGCCCTGCGCGGTGGTGTTGGCGGCGGGTGAGGGCCGGCGATTCCGCCAGGCGGCCGGCAGCGGGCAAAACAAATTACTGGCTCTGTGCAGGGGGTTGGACGGCATCGAGCGACCGGTCATCGAGCAGGTGCTGTTCAGTTTGCAAGGCGTGGCCGAGCGCATTCTGGTGGTCACCCGCCCAGGCCCGGTGGCGCAATTGGCCTTGGCCTGTGGCTGCGAGGTGCTGGCGTTCGACTCTTCGGGCATGGGCGAAAGCATCGCCGGCGCGGTGGCGGCGTGTGCCGATGAGGCGGGGTGGTTGATGGTGCTGGGGGACATGCCGTTCATTCGCCCGGATACTTTTCGCGCCGTGGTAGCGGCCTCTTCTGAAAGCGTCATTGCCGTGCCTGAGGCGCAGGCCGGTTACGGTCATCCGGTAGCCTTTGGCAAAGCGTTCGGCCCGGCGTTGATGGCGCTGCAGGGTGATCAAGGCGCACGCAAGCTATTGGCGCCTGAGGTGGTGCGGGTGGTGGCGGTGTCTGATTCGGGAATTTATTGGGATGTGGATGTGCCTGAGCGGCTGGTGTTTCAGTAG